The following nucleotide sequence is from Drosophila takahashii strain IR98-3 E-12201 chromosome 3L, DtakHiC1v2, whole genome shotgun sequence.
GGCTGCCCCCGGAACCCCTCCTCCTTTCAAGGCCCCCCTTTCGAGTCCCCTCCTCGCGGATTGTAGGCGTCAACTCACGTTTATGCTTTGTAGACATTATCGCGCCTGTTTATCTTTAAATTGCAAGTAAATTACTTTCGGCTCGCACAGTGGATGATAAATTGTCTGGGCCGCGTTGAAGGCTCTGACGGATGCAATGAGCCCAAATCGAAGGGGGGAAATGCgcgggggaaaatgggaaagtaTCAAGCTCCTCCAATTATTCGCTCACTGAATTCACAGATTCTCACCCGTTTTTCCGAGCATTTCGTGAGCAAGCTTAACGcttaataaattcaaaattaaattagaaaacCTGTAAAGGGGGTGACTAACCAATGGGTTCGGTTAGGTAAAATCCTTTTACCTgttgtttaataaatatttattacatttaagtGGGTAAGCTCCATGAAACTGACTagtaaaacatttttgattgATTAAATCAGACATAATTGGCGCAAAGAATCTCTGATTTAACACTTTTCAAATGTATTTGAAGTACAAccataattcaaaataaaactttatttacaattgacttactagtttatatttataaaaatcctgAGTTTATCTTTTCAAATTGTCACCCGTTTATTCGagtttattttttcgttttcttaACTATATGCTTAATAAATTAACAGTAAGAGCGTTTGGCTAGTCAGCGGTTTAATGGACAGTGGATGTTTTTTGGAATCTCTCAATAGTGGGTCTCGGTGATCCTGACCTTTCCGTACTTTCCGTGCAGGGCGTGCTTGGCGAAGGACAGCAGGTTCGAGTGGGTGTGGGTATCAAAGTGGGCCGGGATGCTGTGGTGCACCACGGCAGCGTGGGTGTCATGATGGTGGTGGTGCACCACCGGAGCGGAGTGCAGACGGGCGTAGTGGAAGTGGGTCGGCTCATGGTGGTACACAGTGGTGGGCAGCGACTCCACCAGATGGTGATCCAAGTGGTGATCCAGATGATGGTTCAAATGGTGATCATCGTGGACAAGTGCGGCACTGTGTCCCAGATGAATGCCATCCGAATGATGGATCTCAGCGTCCAACAGATGCGGGAGATCCTCGTGGTGGTAACCATGATGGCTATCCAAATGGGGCAGAAGACCAGCCTGAGCCGCGGCCACCAAAGCCAAGATGCACACGAAAAACTGTGGTGAATaatggaaattttaatttaaatgtttaaaacaaaaattaaaaattttaaaagaaaaacataaaaattctttcctaaattaatatttattttaaggcgGAATTAAATGGTCAAACAAGAAAAACTGAATGATATACTATTTTTTCGGACCCTTCCTTGGGAATTTTTAGCATTAACTAGTACATAGCTAAAGCTAATGTCCTTACCTTCATTTTGGGAGATTCCTTGCTTGAGTTGAGGGGTTATCCAATTGCTAAGCTTACGCTTTGTCGGCTGAGCTGTTGTCGTTTGACTGTGCCTGAATTGCATCGAAGCCTATCATTTTATAGAGGGCTCGGCCCAAAGAAAATTCAAACGAAATCGAAACCGTCGACGAGGACGTGATGGGAATTAATGGCGAAGCGAGTGAATGAAAGGTCTTCCCTCATTATGTAAAGGGAGTGCAGGGGCACTATTGCTGTCAACAAACCCTAAGTAGGTGCCGACCGATCCACCGATCGTGTCATAATTTTATGGCCCACAGCCCCAGTGCAATTGTTAATGAGCCGTCGGTCGTCGGATACTCCCACCTCCGGTGGGCCATTTGGCAATCCGCAATACGCGTAGTGAAAGCCCCAGTGGAATGACCAACACTTTGCCGGGCTTCCATCAACTGGGACGTGAGCAGTCCAAATATTTGGCAAACATCTCGGCCGGAGGTGCGAAAATGTGATCGACGCAAGTCACAGATCGAAAATCGCGATGTGTGGGTGCTGGTGCCGATCGCAAATAGAAGAGGTGCCAGAAATACCTGGAACCGCTTTGTTGGAGGATCAACAGGCGCGTTGAGGTGGGCGACGCGTAAAGAATCAATTGGGCGCTAATTGAATAGATCACCCCCACAAGATGCCAATTAGAGGCTTCCTAACCTAGAGCCAAGGTGGTGCAAACTTgtaagataaataaaaatagcaaaCTGAACTCATTAAAGCGGCTGGGGAGTAGGAATATCATATGCATTATTCATGGGGAATTGATTGAAAATGACAAATTGAGCACTTCAGAGAAGACGATAGGCATATGAGGGCTTaccatatttttattacatttaattattaGTTTATAGCTCTTATCTTAAACGGGTAAGCACTTCAGAAATAGCTATAAATAAtccaatttttaatatttcgaatttaggaaataaaatctgGTTTTTCTATTAGCACAGAATTtacataataaatattcaataagccacacagtatttttttttatttttctagacCATAAAACcaccattaaataaaaattatcttGATTTGCCAACATGCTAGTTGTAATCCAAACatgtaaatataaaactttattaatCTGCTAATAAATCGCAGAAGTTTATTAGCCTGAACAGTTGAATATTACTTTACACTCACATATTTTAATCGCTCAAAATGGAGTTAGTATTACGGCACAATACCCCGCTGGAATAATTCACTTTTAGTATATAGATTTCCCAACCCGCCGCCGAATTTCCCAATTCGAGTCCCTGGACTGCCAGCTTCCTGTCCCCGACGTGCTGACAAAAAACACGTTCCATAACTCAGAGCCAAGAAACATGAATAAATCAGACTGATAAGAGCCGGCACCACAGCACCACCTGCTGGGATGTGGGTCAGCCTGCAGctaattacataataatttggtCAATCAAACGAAGCCGTGTTAATGAGCCGCACTGTATGCAGGTGACAAGCCAACTCCGCCGAACTTGGCCCACAGGTGGGGAAGGTGGTGGTGGTTTTTGGGGGGAGTCGGCATACTGAACCCACGTGCTACGTGCGAACAACTTGAAATGCCAGACAGGTGTCGTTCCCCAATAAGTCGGCGGTGCGAATTTGTTTGGCGTTCAGAAGCGCGATCGCAATTTGTGCCCGCCTCACAAATAATCAGAACAAAACTTAAATGTTCTAGCCAGAACGTAGATTTCTATAGCTGGCCAATCAGTTTGCCGATATATCTCGTCGGGCGGTAAAAATGTCAGcacataaaaaaatgaaaaagtgtcggtgtgccaataaaaacaattaattgcTAATTTATTGATTGCCGCTGTCTTACAAATAATTAGGAACGTTTTTTTATGGTAAGATATGTCTAATCAACCGAAAACCGCTCTTAGAGGTGGTAAAATGACGTGACGATCGTACTTTAAAGTGACagtaaatcatttaaaattatattaaaattatattatattattgtcatataaaaagggatatttgCAGAGGATTTTAGTTCGTCGCTTAGTTACTATGCGAAATTTGAATTAAGtaagtaatatttttcaagtaaTACGTCGTCTTCTTTTTCATATCCTTTTCTTAATTTTGAATAATAGCTaaggtttttattattattattatttttattatcttgcaaaattaaacaaaaaaatatacaaattattgGTTCTACTGGCAAGAAGCTAAtaatgtttattaaaaaatttgccaaTTTTAATTCACTGTTTACTATAAAATGAGTAGTTTTAAGGGCAACAACGGGGCAATCATACGGCTATTATTTATATAGCTGCTGGTAATCGAGCGGGAGGCATAACAAAAGCAGAGCAGAGCAGCGCCGCgtcgaaattaaaaatgaaaataaaaataaataaactataatTTATGCGACGTCACCGCACTGGTCGCTGTAATTGAGTGCATCGTTAGTCGGTTGATGGAGCGGATAGTGGGTCGAGGGGGCCAGAGGGGCCTAGAGGGGCCTAGAGGGGCTAGGGGGGCGGAATACGGACCCAGGGGGCGGTGGTCTGCATTAGCTGCCACTACCGATGCCAACAACTAATTTAAtgccagcggcagcaacatcagcaacaacaagcgACGGCAACATGTCAACAGCAACGCCTGACCAAGGATGAGTGGGAAGgagaaaaaaaggggggtactgcatatatgtatatcggGTGAAATGGGGGGCTATACACTCTGCATACTTAATGTCTGGCCACCACAGCCCACCCCATTGTGGGCAGATATTTTATGAATCTGCGGCTGAAATCATTTTTGCCACACATTCGCCTCGCCTCGACCACAAATCAGCGGAATGAGAAATTTGATGGTAATTAATATTGTAAGCGAAATTAATGGCAATGCGACACTACACAGATACGTGCATATAACTATGCATATATGCAGGAAAAATACACGAGAGTGTTTTAGACAATTGGAGCACTTCAGCTGGGTATGGCAATCAAAGCTGTCGGGATCGAGGGAAGAGATCAAAGGGGATCTCCATCATTCTGCACATATTTGTTGTGTTAGACTatataaactaatttatggtAGACTAAGAAATTATGGAACGGTTTATGGAAGTTTACCCACAAGGAAAGCCAGCTTATATTTTGCAAAGGACATTTCTTAAGAGTTATTCATCAATTAAGTgacatttttgtattaaaattgaagttaaatcaaagtattatattttaaaattaaacctaACATGTAACTAAAAATGTGAATACTTTATAAAGATCACGTATCATTTTTCTCATGCTCCATTTATACCAATCACCCGAATGGAATTCCCATATTCCCTACGGAATTAATTTCGCAATCATCAATGGGGATATAGGGAAGACAACAATATGGATAATCGCCCCGACGGCTGCTACCTTGATTACCCTTCCTGGGAAGCTTCATCAAGAGTGGGTTCGGTAGCTGCCTCCTCATCGCTGCCATTGCAGGTGTTTCACGTGGCACTGTTCCAATTTGTAAGCGAATATTGTTT
It contains:
- the LOC108056343 gene encoding uncharacterized protein: MKFFVCILALVAAAQAGLLPHLDSHHGYHHEDLPHLLDAEIHHSDGIHLGHSAALVHDDHHLNHHLDHHLDHHLVESLPTTVYHHEPTHFHYARLHSAPVVHHHHHDTHAAVVHHSIPAHFDTHTHSNLLSFAKHALHGKYGKVRITETHY